A portion of the Candidatus Fermentibacter sp. genome contains these proteins:
- a CDS encoding clostripain-related cysteine peptidase, which produces MLLLLPALFLCGTARAVPTHFSSLSEPCGQSGLLPDSASLRAMLEMAESLGESGLLHGEGFPQLPGDTGNPGREKAWTLMFYDDADFYGAFDPFDDFCSEAASSPCLDVVILRDVENGPAALWYVDPSHEPVMLLKLGELDMGDGATLSDFIQWAKQNYPADRYIMTMYDHGGGWWGACIDETSGGDLLFMEEIHQAISESGGLDILCFTAPCLMGALESVYELRDCVDVYIGSENVSGYQYWFDTIVDLCEALNSPDPLSNEEIASIVVQAVLDNAPPEYESFMTMSATDPSSTEDLVAHIDELAVYMTAHIEELGAGVQTVRNSTWEMGSIYSGDLNEVDLIDFLVMYYSVETDPFVLGKIGEILSAFFPVVTCEVHGSGQSRSHGLSISFPEDRSVYQDYYTLLDLDFADDTSWDEFLNAFYDFQETGIQGSAGLDRIRLSVSPNPFTSVASFGFSCPTAGSVTMRVHDCAGRVVAVPFEGSLESGGHSLVWDGTGGDGEPLPSGIYVCTLDSGGLTAAAEVLILR; this is translated from the coding sequence ATGCTCCTTCTTCTGCCTGCCTTGTTTCTCTGCGGAACCGCCCGTGCCGTTCCGACACACTTCTCCTCGCTGTCCGAGCCCTGCGGGCAGAGCGGCCTGCTCCCCGATTCGGCGAGCCTCCGCGCGATGCTCGAAATGGCCGAGTCCCTCGGCGAATCCGGGCTGCTGCACGGTGAAGGCTTCCCGCAGCTGCCCGGAGACACCGGGAATCCAGGCCGGGAGAAGGCCTGGACCCTGATGTTCTACGACGATGCCGACTTCTATGGAGCCTTCGACCCGTTCGACGACTTCTGCAGCGAGGCGGCCTCCTCCCCCTGTCTCGACGTGGTCATACTCCGTGATGTCGAGAACGGCCCCGCCGCTCTGTGGTACGTCGATCCCTCGCACGAACCGGTCATGCTACTGAAGCTCGGCGAACTCGACATGGGCGACGGGGCGACCCTCTCAGACTTCATACAGTGGGCAAAGCAGAACTATCCGGCCGACCGGTACATCATGACGATGTACGACCACGGCGGCGGCTGGTGGGGAGCGTGCATCGACGAGACGAGCGGCGGCGACCTGCTCTTCATGGAGGAGATCCACCAGGCCATCTCCGAAAGCGGAGGGCTCGACATCCTCTGCTTCACCGCACCCTGTCTGATGGGCGCTCTCGAGTCGGTGTACGAGCTGCGCGACTGTGTGGATGTCTACATCGGGAGCGAGAACGTCAGCGGCTATCAGTACTGGTTCGATACGATCGTCGATCTCTGTGAAGCGCTGAACAGCCCGGACCCCCTCTCCAACGAGGAGATCGCGTCGATCGTAGTCCAGGCCGTCCTGGACAACGCGCCTCCCGAGTACGAGTCGTTCATGACCATGAGCGCGACGGATCCATCATCCACGGAGGATCTCGTCGCCCACATCGACGAACTGGCCGTATACATGACCGCCCATATCGAGGAACTCGGTGCCGGTGTCCAGACTGTCCGCAACTCGACCTGGGAGATGGGCTCCATCTATTCCGGGGATCTCAACGAAGTCGATCTGATAGACTTTCTTGTGATGTACTACTCCGTGGAAACCGACCCGTTCGTCCTCGGCAAGATAGGAGAGATCCTCTCGGCCTTCTTCCCGGTCGTGACCTGCGAGGTGCACGGCTCGGGCCAGAGCAGGAGCCACGGGCTCTCGATCTCGTTCCCGGAGGACCGGTCGGTCTACCAGGACTATTACACCCTCCTCGATCTGGATTTCGCCGACGACACGTCCTGGGACGAGTTCCTGAACGCCTTCTACGACTTCCAGGAGACAGGCATCCAGGGGAGTGCCGGCCTTGACCGCATCAGGCTTTCCGTCAGCCCCAACCCGTTCACGTCCGTTGCATCCTTCGGGTTCTCGTGCCCGACCGCAGGATCGGTGACGATGAGGGTCCACGACTGTGCGGGCAGGGTTGTCGCGGTTCCGTTCGAAGGCAGCCTCGAGAGTGGTGGACACAGCCTCGTATGGGACGGCACGGGCGGAGACGGAGAACCTCTCCCCTCCGGCATCTATGTCTGCACTCTGGATTCCGGCGGACTGACAGCAGCGGCGGAGGTGCTCATCCTCCGTTGA